A window from Aquiluna borgnonia encodes these proteins:
- a CDS encoding thiol-disulfide oxidoreductase DCC family protein has product MVLVFDGDCSFCSSSARLFQKLTKGRVDIEPYQFANLEVLGLRAEDCERAVQFVSEGQRFEGHLAIAQALKASKTGWAIAGYLLTLPVITSAAFVVYAWVSNNRHKLPGGTPACAVNK; this is encoded by the coding sequence ATGGTTTTGGTATTTGATGGCGATTGCAGTTTCTGCTCATCTAGTGCGCGGTTGTTTCAAAAGCTAACCAAGGGTCGAGTTGACATTGAGCCCTATCAATTTGCCAATCTCGAGGTTCTTGGGCTCAGGGCTGAGGACTGCGAAAGAGCAGTTCAGTTTGTGTCGGAGGGCCAGCGCTTCGAGGGCCACCTAGCGATCGCGCAGGCTCTGAAGGCTTCAAAAACTGGATGGGCGATTGCTGGCTACCTGCTTACCCTACCGGTGATAACGAGCGCTGCATTCGTGGTTTACGCCTGGGTCTCAAATAACCGCCACAAGCTCCCCGGGGGCACTCCCGCATGCGCTGTAAATAAGTGA
- a CDS encoding isochorismatase family protein yields the protein MANALFVIDVQNDFCEGGALACQGGAAVAAAITEYLRANPAAYNFVIASRDWHTPNSLNGGHFPESGVEPDFVNHWPLHCIAGEQGAEYHPNLDSSLIDFHIKKGQGSHGYSIFDGTTDAGETLSELLARLEVNRVDVVGIATDYCVRASALDAKQAGFEVRVITSLTAGVAAQSIERSIDELVDAGVKVSATA from the coding sequence ATGGCGAATGCACTTTTCGTAATTGATGTTCAGAACGATTTTTGTGAGGGTGGGGCGCTCGCTTGCCAGGGCGGTGCTGCGGTGGCGGCCGCAATCACCGAATACCTCAGAGCAAACCCTGCGGCCTATAACTTTGTGATCGCATCTCGGGATTGGCACACCCCAAATTCACTCAACGGGGGCCATTTTCCAGAGTCGGGTGTAGAGCCGGATTTCGTGAATCATTGGCCACTTCACTGCATCGCAGGTGAACAGGGAGCCGAGTATCACCCAAACCTAGATTCCTCACTGATTGATTTCCACATCAAAAAGGGTCAGGGTTCGCACGGCTATTCAATTTTTGACGGCACCACCGATGCCGGCGAAACCCTTTCCGAACTGCTCGCCCGACTCGAAGTTAATCGGGTTGATGTGGTTGGCATTGCAACCGACTACTGCGTCAGAGCCAGTGCGCTGGATGCCAAACAGGCTGGATTTGAGGTCAGGGTAATCACCTCACTCACCGCTGGTGTTGCAGCTCAGAGCATTGAGCGCTCGATTGATGAGTTGGTTGATGCCGGTGTAAAGGTTTCGGCTACGGCTTAG
- a CDS encoding potassium channel family protein, whose amino-acid sequence MSSEKPKIKRRFHSANVAIIGLGRFGTALANELVASGHQVLGIDTDEKIVQNLAPVLTHVVTADTTDEETLRELGLTDMDSAVVAIGADLESSILTASLLLQLGVKQVWAKANSASHGRILTQIGVHHVIFPEYEMGRRVAHQVSGESLDYVHIDEDFVMVKTMVPEIFQGKPLSEAKIRATFGVTVVAVNHQEQGYKPAFPETVLYEGDTIVIAGPKGPLDDFCQLD is encoded by the coding sequence ATGTCATCCGAAAAACCAAAAATCAAGCGCAGGTTTCACTCCGCCAACGTTGCGATCATTGGGCTGGGGCGCTTCGGCACGGCTCTAGCCAATGAGCTGGTGGCCTCTGGTCACCAGGTACTGGGTATTGACACTGACGAAAAGATTGTGCAAAACCTGGCCCCGGTTCTCACTCACGTGGTCACGGCGGACACCACCGATGAGGAAACCCTCAGGGAGCTGGGCCTAACCGACATGGATAGCGCTGTCGTGGCCATCGGTGCAGACCTCGAGTCCTCGATCTTGACCGCTTCACTGCTGCTGCAGCTAGGGGTCAAGCAGGTTTGGGCCAAGGCTAACTCTGCTTCGCACGGCAGAATCCTTACCCAGATCGGTGTCCACCACGTTATTTTCCCCGAGTATGAAATGGGTCGACGAGTCGCTCACCAGGTATCCGGTGAATCACTTGACTACGTCCACATCGACGAGGACTTCGTAATGGTGAAGACCATGGTCCCGGAGATTTTCCAGGGCAAGCCGCTTTCAGAGGCAAAAATCCGTGCCACCTTCGGCGTCACCGTTGTGGCCGTAAATCACCAGGAGCAGGGCTACAAGCCAGCTTTCCCCGAGACTGTGCTCTACGAAGGGGACACCATCGTTATCGCTGGCCCGAAGGGCCCGCTGGATGATTTCTGCCAGCTGGACTAA
- a CDS encoding DUF4436 family protein, which translates to MGVTRAEGKKARLVFVVGAIALALIFPLLALISDAYAPSGVQVNEQGIFGESSTDFEENSVAVYVQMLGFDPETERAELAFYPWPTDDLAKQFSSSVLTEKDIRLFVDSQDAELTEFSAGDQVGGVEVVADVLSTDFPDLASDSLYPFDQYVLDSYARVETRESELQEYSTIQTFDYFYTSPVPGFDVTYQRLAAFESAYPAESESSDPFRIAAERADGKISFYAFIERSFAVKAIAIFVYSFILIATLALVWVTSQMALGIRPPSMESLIWAAASMLGILELRALAPGDPRIGVLADLFIFFPSLILSLASVAGITYLWNTRKNFES; encoded by the coding sequence GTGGGGGTAACTAGAGCAGAGGGCAAGAAAGCCCGGCTGGTATTCGTGGTGGGAGCAATAGCTCTTGCCCTTATATTTCCCTTGCTGGCATTGATTTCTGATGCTTACGCTCCCTCAGGCGTGCAGGTCAATGAACAGGGAATCTTTGGCGAATCCTCGACCGACTTTGAAGAGAACTCAGTCGCGGTCTACGTGCAAATGCTGGGTTTTGATCCTGAAACGGAGCGCGCAGAACTTGCGTTTTACCCGTGGCCAACTGATGATCTGGCCAAGCAATTTAGCTCTTCAGTACTGACTGAAAAAGACATCAGACTTTTTGTGGATAGCCAAGATGCTGAGCTCACGGAGTTCTCCGCAGGGGATCAGGTCGGTGGAGTTGAGGTTGTTGCCGATGTACTTTCCACTGACTTCCCTGATTTGGCATCGGATTCGCTCTACCCCTTTGACCAGTACGTGCTCGATTCATACGCCAGGGTTGAAACACGAGAATCTGAGTTGCAAGAATATTCGACCATTCAAACCTTCGACTACTTCTATACATCCCCCGTTCCCGGGTTTGACGTCACCTACCAGCGCCTAGCCGCCTTTGAGAGTGCCTATCCCGCTGAATCCGAGTCATCTGACCCGTTCCGAATCGCTGCTGAGCGTGCCGACGGGAAGATCTCGTTCTACGCGTTTATCGAAAGGTCCTTTGCAGTCAAGGCGATTGCCATCTTCGTCTACTCATTTATCTTGATTGCGACCCTGGCTCTGGTTTGGGTGACCTCTCAGATGGCCCTGGGTATCAGACCTCCATCGATGGAGTCATTGATCTGGGCGGCAGCTTCGATGCTGGGAATACTAGAGCTTCGAGCATTAGCTCCCGGGGATCCAAGGATTGGGGTTCTGGCGGATCTCTTTATCTTCTTCCCCTCTCTGATACTTTCCCTAGCCTCAGTTGCAGGGATCACATACCTTTGGAATACCCGAAAGAATTTCGAGTCCTGA
- a CDS encoding alpha-amylase family glycosyl hydrolase — MSGASILVYAERVGGSLGEIEKLLKGPLADFSGIHVLPFFHPYDGDDAGFDPIDHTIVDPRLGNWSDFKRISETHELTADLIVNHASYLSPEFIDWQEKGDASEFAGMFLTFDTVFPNGGNEEGITSFYRPRPGFPFTAYNVAGKRRLVWTTFMPSQVDIDIEHPAGQAYLDRILVALKSGGVKVVRLDAVGYAVKTPGTDSFMTKETLEFVKEITEKIHSYGMRVLVEVHAHYTQQLDIAPLVDLIYDFQTAPLLLHSFFTGTVDRLDNWFKIRPDNCLNVLDTHDGYGVIDGGPIGGRPGLVTQEEMAHIFAVAEKNTGGHSKLASVIPQWFELPHQINATLPNILADDTAYVISRMVQFLLPGEPQVYYVGLFNGMDDQKLFAESGQGRDVNRHHYTPAEISKALESEVTQAIIAMARIRRSSAFEGTFSWRVTGSDSMNLSWSGAAEELSFDFSTKMGSPHFKLEVRGDGGIRNFSSVAELASY, encoded by the coding sequence GTGTCTGGAGCCAGCATCTTGGTCTACGCCGAAAGAGTCGGCGGATCACTTGGTGAAATTGAGAAACTACTCAAGGGGCCACTGGCAGATTTCTCAGGCATTCACGTGCTTCCCTTTTTTCACCCCTACGACGGTGATGATGCCGGCTTTGACCCGATAGACCACACCATCGTTGACCCACGGCTCGGAAACTGGTCTGACTTCAAGCGCATCTCTGAGACTCACGAACTGACCGCTGACCTAATTGTTAACCACGCCTCCTACCTCTCCCCTGAGTTCATCGACTGGCAGGAAAAAGGCGATGCCTCAGAGTTTGCGGGGATGTTCCTGACTTTTGACACGGTCTTCCCAAACGGTGGAAATGAGGAGGGAATCACCTCTTTTTACCGCCCCAGACCTGGCTTCCCTTTCACCGCATACAACGTAGCCGGCAAGCGCAGGCTGGTGTGGACCACCTTCATGCCCAGCCAGGTCGACATCGACATCGAGCACCCTGCGGGACAGGCTTACCTGGATCGCATCCTGGTTGCCCTAAAATCTGGCGGCGTCAAGGTGGTGCGCCTGGATGCTGTGGGCTACGCGGTGAAAACTCCGGGAACCGACTCCTTCATGACCAAAGAAACCCTGGAGTTCGTGAAGGAAATCACCGAAAAGATTCACTCCTACGGGATGAGAGTTTTGGTTGAGGTTCACGCCCACTACACCCAGCAGCTTGACATCGCTCCGCTGGTGGACCTGATTTACGACTTCCAAACCGCTCCTCTGCTCCTGCACTCGTTTTTCACGGGAACCGTTGACCGACTGGACAACTGGTTCAAAATTCGCCCGGACAACTGTCTGAACGTGCTGGACACGCACGATGGCTACGGCGTGATTGACGGCGGCCCAATTGGGGGCCGCCCAGGCTTAGTCACGCAAGAGGAAATGGCACACATTTTTGCCGTGGCGGAGAAAAACACCGGTGGCCACTCAAAACTTGCCTCGGTAATCCCACAGTGGTTTGAGCTGCCCCACCAGATCAACGCCACGTTGCCGAACATCCTGGCCGATGACACCGCTTACGTAATCTCAAGAATGGTTCAGTTCTTACTTCCAGGGGAGCCTCAGGTTTACTACGTGGGCCTTTTCAACGGAATGGACGACCAGAAGCTGTTTGCGGAGTCAGGTCAGGGTCGCGACGTAAACCGCCACCACTACACCCCGGCCGAGATCTCCAAGGCTCTGGAATCTGAAGTCACTCAGGCCATCATCGCGATGGCCAGAATCCGCAGATCTTCGGCTTTTGAGGGAACCTTCTCCTGGAGGGTGACTGGTTCGGACAGCATGAACCTGAGTTGGTCCGGTGCCGCTGAAGAACTGAGTTTTGACTTCTCGACAAAAATGGGATCGCCTCACTTCAAGCTTGAAGTGAGGGGCGATGGAGGAATCCGAAACTTTTCCTCCGTAGCTGAACTCGCCAGCTATTGA
- a CDS encoding D-alanyl-D-alanine carboxypeptidase/D-alanyl-D-alanine-endopeptidase: MKQALIGIAGGLVAGLTFLAVMFLGPLAPRTAQTPVASATTSAPMTQSQVISESATVSETVSISCSVAAAEGAEGILQLQAQVLNASTSQVLFERNANLASRTASVLKLVTAAAALETLGPDYTVTTRVYVDAVDPSVIYLVGAGDVTLSRTGVNQDSVYRNAPKLATLVKQITKALPGQTFSQIVLDSSLYGEAKGDWKSDWDLKGLKEGYMSRVSALQIDGDRNDPAAKDSTRGSDPVARAGKWFKEAIGANAIGAKVKAGVAPADAIEVAKVSSRPISEWINYMLLVSDNTLAEALARLIALDAGYSGNFATLDTAYKKALSRTGLDLSTLKIEDGSGLSDYNAASPALINSLLGLVNEGYGDFAVISDGLPVAGTPGSLSYRLESAAGKIAAKTGWIQSGYTLAGFMDTPDSSRLIFTIYNLGDVSEANREAMDSLALAIYECGGSLGND, encoded by the coding sequence ATGAAGCAAGCTCTAATCGGCATCGCAGGCGGACTAGTCGCAGGCCTAACCTTCCTTGCGGTGATGTTTCTGGGGCCGCTAGCTCCAAGGACAGCCCAGACTCCGGTTGCAAGTGCTACCACTTCCGCTCCCATGACTCAGTCACAGGTAATTTCCGAAAGCGCAACGGTTAGTGAAACGGTCAGCATCAGTTGCAGTGTTGCCGCAGCCGAGGGCGCCGAGGGGATTCTTCAACTTCAGGCTCAGGTTCTAAATGCCAGCACTTCTCAGGTGCTCTTTGAGCGCAACGCCAATTTGGCATCCAGAACGGCCTCAGTACTGAAGTTGGTGACCGCGGCAGCAGCCCTGGAGACCCTGGGTCCCGACTACACGGTCACCACCAGGGTTTACGTGGACGCCGTCGACCCTAGCGTGATTTACCTGGTTGGAGCCGGGGATGTGACGCTCTCTCGCACGGGAGTGAATCAGGATTCGGTCTATCGAAACGCTCCAAAGCTAGCGACCCTGGTGAAGCAAATCACAAAGGCACTTCCAGGACAGACCTTCAGCCAAATAGTTCTGGACAGCTCGCTTTACGGTGAGGCCAAGGGAGACTGGAAATCTGACTGGGACCTAAAGGGACTCAAAGAGGGCTACATGTCCAGGGTTTCCGCCCTGCAAATTGACGGCGACCGAAATGATCCGGCAGCCAAGGATTCAACCCGCGGGTCTGACCCGGTGGCGAGGGCCGGCAAGTGGTTCAAAGAAGCTATCGGTGCCAATGCGATTGGAGCAAAGGTCAAAGCTGGAGTCGCACCGGCAGATGCCATCGAGGTGGCCAAGGTTAGCTCCAGGCCAATCAGCGAGTGGATCAACTACATGCTCTTAGTCTCGGACAATACCCTTGCAGAGGCGCTGGCCAGATTGATCGCGCTGGATGCCGGTTACTCGGGCAACTTCGCAACCCTAGACACCGCATACAAGAAGGCTCTGAGCCGAACCGGCCTTGACCTCTCGACTCTGAAAATTGAAGATGGCTCTGGACTCTCCGATTACAACGCCGCTAGCCCAGCCCTGATCAACTCGCTGCTTGGGCTAGTGAACGAGGGCTATGGAGATTTTGCCGTCATCTCCGATGGTCTGCCGGTTGCTGGGACTCCGGGCTCTCTTTCCTACCGCCTGGAATCAGCCGCGGGCAAAATTGCCGCCAAGACCGGTTGGATTCAATCCGGCTACACTCTCGCAGGATTCATGGACACTCCCGACTCCTCCCGTTTGATTTTCACCATCTACAACCTTGGGGATGTCAGCGAGGCAAACCGTGAGGCGATGGACAGCCTTGCCCTTGCCATCTATGAGTGCGGTGGCAGTTTGGGGAACGACTAA
- the galT gene encoding galactose-1-phosphate uridylyltransferase, translating into MEKASMQGNRLTAHLFDGRELFYFDDFESSLPAERKRDSRPSDTRPQTADLRFDPLSSEFIAVASHRQTRAFLPPAHSCPLCPTTEDNLSELPDVFDVAVFENKGPAFGPDSGFISPAGLDVFGHSTLAFGRCEVVVFSPEHEGSLGSMPVSRIRTVISAWMDRTRELYEIPGVVQVFPFENRGEEIGVTLHHPHGQIYSYPFVTPRTQRLQEAIANFGPGFFEELFRFESGGPRVVLESEHFLAFVPFAARWPIEIHALPKRHIQDLSQLTDAEADDLAIFYKKLLQGVDSLYSTPTPYISAWHQAPAVANREDFRLMLQITSPRRAEDKLKFLAGSEAAMGAWVGDVTPESQAERLREVLR; encoded by the coding sequence ATGGAAAAGGCATCAATGCAGGGTAACAGGTTGACCGCACACTTGTTTGACGGTCGCGAATTATTCTATTTTGACGATTTTGAAAGCTCCTTGCCAGCTGAGAGAAAGCGTGATTCCCGCCCCAGTGATACTAGGCCCCAAACGGCTGACCTTCGGTTTGATCCACTCAGTTCCGAGTTCATAGCGGTTGCCAGCCACCGTCAGACCAGGGCATTCCTGCCCCCGGCTCACAGCTGCCCGCTTTGCCCGACCACAGAAGATAATCTTTCTGAACTACCCGATGTGTTTGACGTTGCAGTTTTTGAAAACAAAGGTCCAGCCTTCGGTCCGGACAGCGGGTTCATATCCCCGGCAGGGCTTGATGTTTTTGGGCATTCAACCCTGGCATTCGGTCGCTGCGAGGTCGTGGTCTTTAGCCCTGAGCATGAGGGCAGCCTTGGTTCGATGCCGGTCTCTAGAATCCGCACGGTAATCTCCGCCTGGATGGACCGCACGCGCGAACTCTACGAAATTCCAGGCGTGGTGCAGGTCTTTCCATTTGAAAACCGCGGCGAGGAAATTGGCGTCACGCTGCACCACCCGCACGGGCAGATTTACTCCTATCCGTTTGTTACCCCTAGGACCCAGCGGCTGCAGGAGGCAATTGCCAACTTCGGCCCGGGCTTTTTTGAGGAGCTTTTTAGATTCGAATCCGGCGGTCCGAGAGTGGTCTTGGAGAGCGAGCACTTCCTTGCATTTGTGCCGTTTGCCGCACGCTGGCCAATTGAAATCCACGCCCTACCCAAGCGTCATATCCAGGACCTTTCGCAGCTCACGGATGCCGAAGCAGATGACCTAGCGATTTTCTACAAGAAGCTGCTTCAGGGAGTTGATTCGCTCTACAGCACCCCCACCCCCTACATCTCTGCGTGGCACCAGGCTCCGGCGGTTGCAAACCGAGAGGACTTCCGATTGATGTTGCAAATCACCTCCCCTCGCAGAGCTGAGGACAAGCTCAAATTCCTCGCCGGATCAGAGGCGGCGATGGGGGCTTGGGTTGGAGATGTCACTCCGGAGTCGCAGGCGGAGCGCTTGCGCGAGGTGCTGCGGTGA
- a CDS encoding DUF1801 domain-containing protein: protein MVSSSATTIEQYLAELPLERKADVIELRKLAQQHLPAGLQEAMNFGMIVYQVPEQIVGETYNGQPLVYAAIANQKQYISLYLMSVYAWDGLREDFESRYRESGLPMNIGKSCIRFKALSKLPIEVITWAMGQISMEQYVERYLEVRGSARRMKVKK from the coding sequence ATGGTTTCATCCAGCGCTACAACCATTGAGCAGTACCTAGCTGAACTTCCGCTGGAACGAAAAGCAGATGTTATTGAGTTGCGCAAACTCGCTCAACAGCATTTACCCGCGGGTCTTCAAGAGGCCATGAACTTTGGAATGATCGTCTATCAGGTTCCAGAGCAAATAGTTGGTGAGACCTACAATGGCCAGCCCCTGGTTTATGCCGCAATCGCAAACCAGAAGCAGTACATTTCCCTCTATCTGATGTCGGTTTATGCATGGGATGGGCTTCGGGAAGATTTTGAGTCCCGCTACCGAGAGTCTGGTCTTCCGATGAACATCGGGAAATCCTGCATAAGATTCAAGGCGCTGTCAAAGCTCCCGATTGAAGTAATCACCTGGGCCATGGGTCAAATCTCAATGGAGCAATATGTTGAGCGCTACCTGGAGGTCAGAGGAAGCGCCCGAAGAATGAAGGTAAAAAAGTGA
- a CDS encoding copper resistance CopC family protein, with amino-acid sequence MKFNWIAAALLPAVLLGPAAVAHDELVGTSPAAGSVVEAGQLPIELEFSNELLDLGSGAEIVITDPSSKLVPSQCAIIDGTFARTLIDVDLAGEYQVAWRAVSGDGHPIEGSFSFQVTNTSGYQATGVAEPCLISAAAEEPAQFNYWLLFGSLTLVAIGLFFYLRPRKK; translated from the coding sequence ATGAAGTTTAATTGGATTGCTGCGGCATTGCTTCCGGCGGTGCTGCTTGGACCCGCCGCCGTTGCTCACGATGAGTTGGTTGGCACCTCACCGGCTGCCGGTTCTGTGGTTGAAGCTGGTCAGCTCCCTATCGAGCTTGAATTCTCCAATGAGCTTCTGGATCTTGGTAGCGGCGCAGAAATTGTGATCACTGACCCCAGCTCAAAGCTGGTCCCCAGCCAGTGCGCCATCATAGACGGAACTTTTGCGAGAACCCTGATCGATGTCGATTTAGCGGGAGAGTATCAAGTTGCCTGGCGGGCAGTCTCTGGCGATGGTCACCCCATCGAGGGCAGTTTTAGCTTCCAGGTGACTAACACCTCGGGATACCAGGCCACTGGCGTTGCCGAGCCCTGCCTGATAAGCGCTGCTGCTGAAGAGCCAGCGCAGTTCAACTACTGGCTGCTGTTTGGTTCCCTGACCCTGGTTGCAATTGGATTATTTTTCTACCTCAGGCCGAGAAAGAAGTAG
- a CDS encoding TrkH family potassium uptake protein, producing MKRKIHPSRLVVLAFLGVVAIGTALLSMPFVVADGKPTSFSDALFTATSAVTVTGLATLDTQTHWNVYGHWVIALLIQIGGFGIVGFATLLGYLIDGRVSVHNRLSATTEASAAGGVDVKRLILSIVKMTLFFELLLFVFLFVRFMVEYDYSLTKSLGHGAFHAISAFNNAGFALYSDSLMSFARDGWIIVPIFVGAFMGSLGFPVLSEAWDRIKHKTRLLFGRNVGFMPMQWSLNSRIILWSSLVLVVLGTVYVGLLEWNNPKTLGPLDPLNKLLDSIFAAIMPRTAGFNAQDITAMHPSTWLGMDLLMFIGGGSASTAGGIKIGTAVVLAYIVFTEIRGETAVNIGNRRLPRSIQRQALTIVGLTATLAAVAILILRWTTQYSLDKIIFDVLSAVCTVGLSTGVTMDMPDWSEVMFSILMFVGRVGPVSMATALALRKIKRHFEYPRERPLIG from the coding sequence ATGAAACGAAAAATTCACCCCTCTCGCCTAGTGGTTTTGGCCTTTTTGGGAGTGGTAGCGATTGGAACGGCACTTCTTTCAATGCCGTTTGTAGTTGCGGACGGAAAACCCACTTCGTTCTCGGATGCCCTGTTTACCGCGACCAGTGCGGTGACGGTTACCGGACTGGCAACCTTAGACACCCAGACCCACTGGAACGTTTACGGCCACTGGGTAATTGCCCTTTTAATTCAAATTGGCGGATTTGGAATCGTAGGTTTTGCAACTCTGCTCGGTTACCTGATAGATGGTCGCGTTTCGGTCCACAACCGACTCTCTGCGACTACCGAAGCTTCGGCTGCCGGTGGAGTGGACGTCAAGAGACTGATCCTCAGCATCGTAAAGATGACGCTGTTTTTTGAACTGCTACTCTTCGTGTTTCTTTTTGTGCGCTTCATGGTGGAGTACGACTATTCGCTCACTAAATCTCTCGGGCACGGCGCCTTTCACGCTATTTCCGCCTTCAATAACGCCGGCTTTGCCCTCTACTCGGACAGCCTGATGAGTTTCGCTCGGGACGGCTGGATTATTGTTCCGATTTTTGTCGGTGCTTTTATGGGCTCCCTTGGCTTCCCAGTTCTCTCAGAAGCGTGGGACCGCATCAAGCACAAAACCAGACTGCTTTTTGGCCGAAACGTCGGTTTCATGCCAATGCAGTGGAGCCTGAACTCACGCATCATTCTCTGGAGCTCGTTGGTTTTAGTTGTGCTCGGCACTGTTTACGTCGGACTTCTGGAGTGGAATAACCCCAAGACCCTTGGACCCCTGGATCCGCTGAACAAGCTGCTGGACTCCATCTTTGCGGCGATTATGCCCCGCACCGCGGGCTTCAACGCTCAGGACATTACCGCCATGCACCCCTCCACCTGGTTGGGAATGGACCTGCTGATGTTTATCGGAGGCGGCTCGGCGTCCACGGCCGGTGGTATCAAAATTGGCACGGCAGTCGTTTTGGCCTACATCGTTTTCACTGAGATTCGTGGCGAGACCGCAGTCAACATTGGAAATCGCAGACTTCCACGTTCGATCCAGCGCCAGGCGCTAACCATTGTCGGACTGACCGCGACCCTGGCGGCCGTTGCGATCTTGATTTTGCGCTGGACCACTCAGTACTCACTGGACAAAATCATCTTTGATGTTCTTTCGGCAGTCTGCACCGTTGGACTTTCGACCGGCGTGACGATGGACATGCCAGATTGGAGCGAGGTGATGTTCTCGATTCTGATGTTTGTTGGCCGTGTTGGCCCAGTATCGATGGCCACCGCACTCGCACTCCGCAAGATTAAGCGACACTTCGAATACCCAAGAGAACGACCCCTGATCGGTTAG
- a CDS encoding WhiB family transcriptional regulator encodes MTWLNQARCLNEDPELFFPVGNTGPALEQIEQAKSICRQCNVAANCLEYAIKENQDTGVWGGLSEDERRSLKRRYARARRAS; translated from the coding sequence ATGACTTGGCTAAACCAGGCCCGCTGCCTCAATGAAGACCCTGAGCTTTTCTTCCCTGTAGGAAACACCGGCCCAGCTCTTGAGCAAATTGAGCAGGCGAAGTCAATTTGCCGTCAGTGCAACGTAGCGGCCAACTGCCTCGAATACGCCATCAAGGAAAATCAGGACACCGGTGTTTGGGGTGGTCTGTCCGAGGACGAGCGCCGCTCGCTAAAGCGTCGCTACGCCAGAGCTCGCCGAGCTAGCTAG
- the galK gene encoding galactokinase, with the protein MSLAASAVAGFEKTYGYAPTGVWSAPGRANLIGEHTDYNAGFVLPFGINNRTYAAISLRQDRKCNVSSDLDGRSFSYELSEEMPKGLDWALYPLGVAWVMASAKDQGFDCFITSDVPVGAGLSSSAAVESAMAIALNELWECGKTKQELALIGQRAENHVVGAPTGIMDQTASMLAQADAAVLIDCQSLEIKLVDLGLSERGLVVAVIDTQVSHSHAYGGYGSRRKSCEDGAAALGVETLRELSLSDLPRAKSQLDDVTYRRVKHVITENQRVLDTVDALGRGNLQALGRLLQESHASMRDDFEISVPELDLAVETAMRVGAVGSRMTGGGFGGAAIAIIAAERLQELERAAMDAFSAAGFKAPRVFSVVPSTGAKREI; encoded by the coding sequence GTGAGCCTTGCCGCTTCTGCCGTTGCAGGTTTTGAGAAGACATACGGATACGCCCCGACTGGAGTTTGGTCAGCTCCGGGCCGGGCAAATCTAATCGGTGAGCACACCGATTACAACGCCGGATTTGTGCTTCCCTTTGGCATCAATAACCGCACCTACGCAGCCATCTCCCTTCGACAGGATAGGAAATGCAACGTAAGTTCTGATCTTGATGGAAGATCATTTAGCTACGAACTTTCAGAAGAAATGCCAAAGGGCCTTGACTGGGCTCTTTACCCCCTCGGGGTGGCATGGGTTATGGCCAGTGCAAAGGACCAAGGCTTTGACTGCTTCATTACCTCCGATGTTCCCGTTGGGGCAGGGCTTTCATCCTCAGCGGCAGTAGAAAGCGCAATGGCCATTGCGCTAAATGAACTGTGGGAATGCGGAAAAACCAAGCAGGAGCTAGCACTGATTGGTCAGCGCGCTGAGAACCACGTGGTGGGGGCTCCAACCGGCATCATGGATCAAACGGCTTCCATGCTTGCTCAGGCGGACGCCGCCGTTTTGATTGACTGCCAAAGCCTAGAAATAAAGTTGGTGGACCTGGGACTCAGCGAGCGAGGCCTAGTGGTGGCTGTAATCGACACCCAGGTATCGCACTCGCACGCCTACGGCGGCTACGGATCAAGACGCAAATCTTGTGAGGACGGTGCGGCAGCACTTGGCGTTGAGACCCTACGAGAGCTGTCACTATCAGATCTCCCCCGAGCTAAGTCGCAACTTGACGATGTCACCTATCGCCGCGTGAAGCACGTAATCACGGAAAACCAGCGAGTCCTTGACACGGTTGATGCCCTGGGTCGCGGAAATCTGCAGGCGCTTGGAAGGCTACTTCAGGAATCCCACGCCTCAATGCGAGATGACTTTGAAATATCAGTCCCCGAACTGGACCTAGCCGTCGAAACGGCCATGAGAGTTGGCGCCGTAGGGAGCAGAATGACCGGTGGTGGATTTGGCGGGGCAGCGATTGCAATCATCGCTGCGGAACGGCTCCAAGAATTAGAGCGTGCGGCAATGGATGCCTTTTCAGCCGCTGGATTCAAGGCCCCGAGGGTCTTTTCGGTGGTGCCGTCCACGGGTGCAAAAAGAGAGATCTAA